A stretch of the Terriglobia bacterium genome encodes the following:
- a CDS encoding HNH endonuclease: MRSHPCPATGKTSGSCKGYVIDHIVPLAKGGADAPSNMQWQTTAEAKAKDKWERKK; this comes from the coding sequence ATGCGGTCGCATCCGTGTCCGGCAACGGGCAAGACTTCTGGTTCTTGCAAGGGATATGTCATTGATCACATTGTGCCACTAGCAAAGGGAGGTGCGGACGCTCCGAGTAATATGCAGTGGCAGACGACGGCAGAGGCAAAGGCAAAGGACAAGTGGGAGAGGAAGAAGTAG